In Mesorhizobium sp., one DNA window encodes the following:
- a CDS encoding DUF3775 domain-containing protein, with the protein MRRIRDKEWDLTISPDTIRQLILKARAVSAGMNADYEDGAEHDVEVDDRGHETHHHDGLAEEEEEDLTARELRAHIRELNEDEAAELVALMWIGRGDFDASEFKAAVQEAKSRSDIKPWRYLLERPMLGEWLEDGLQAIGA; encoded by the coding sequence ATGCGGCGCATTCGCGACAAGGAATGGGATCTGACGATCTCGCCCGACACGATCCGGCAGCTGATTCTCAAGGCACGCGCGGTGAGCGCGGGCATGAACGCCGACTACGAGGACGGCGCCGAGCACGACGTGGAGGTCGACGACCGCGGCCACGAGACCCACCATCATGACGGCCTTGCGGAGGAAGAGGAGGAAGACCTGACCGCCCGCGAGCTGCGCGCCCACATCCGCGAATTGAACGAGGACGAAGCTGCCGAACTCGTCGCGCTGATGTGGATCGGCCGCGGCGATTTCGACGCCAGCGAGTTCAAGGCGGCCGTCCAGGAAGCGAAGAGCCGCTCCGACATCAAACCCTGGCGCTACCTGCTCGAACGGCCGATGCTCGGCGAATGGCTGGA
- a CDS encoding DMT family protein encodes MSLIVSPYVLPVVLLIASNVFMTFAWYGHLKFTGSPLWMAVMASWGIAFFEYWLAVPANRIGHQVYSAAELKTMQEVITLVVFAGFSVLWLKEAITWNHAIGFALIAIGATFIFRA; translated from the coding sequence ATGTCGCTGATCGTGTCGCCCTACGTCCTGCCGGTCGTCCTCCTCATCGCGTCCAACGTGTTCATGACGTTTGCCTGGTATGGCCACCTGAAGTTCACCGGCTCGCCGCTGTGGATGGCGGTGATGGCTTCGTGGGGGATCGCCTTCTTCGAATACTGGCTGGCCGTGCCGGCCAACCGCATCGGCCACCAGGTCTATTCGGCGGCCGAGCTGAAGACGATGCAGGAGGTGATCACGCTGGTCGTCTTCGCCGGCTTCTCGGTGCTCTGGCTGAAGGAGGCGATCACCTGGAACCATGCCATCGGCTTCGCGCTGATCGCCATCGGCGCGACATTCATCTTCCGCGCCTGA
- a CDS encoding MarR family winged helix-turn-helix transcriptional regulator has product MPHPHEMPSRMNDPTPGDIACIGAALRRTANLVTRIYNAYLAPSGLEVTQYSILRKIEAGRAGSASELAEMVGVERSTLARNLERLERLGLISAASGEGRRLVYGLTAEGQARLAAALPLWRQAQEALVDALPPHRAEEIVGELALLRAAARAAPAPKAKADHGP; this is encoded by the coding sequence ATGCCACATCCTCACGAGATGCCCTCGCGGATGAACGATCCGACCCCGGGCGACATCGCCTGCATCGGGGCCGCGCTGCGCCGCACGGCGAACCTCGTCACGCGCATCTACAACGCCTACCTCGCGCCGTCGGGGCTGGAGGTGACGCAGTATTCCATCCTGCGCAAGATCGAGGCCGGACGCGCCGGCTCGGCCTCCGAGCTCGCCGAGATGGTGGGCGTCGAGCGCTCGACCCTGGCGCGCAACCTGGAGCGGCTCGAGAGGCTCGGGCTGATCTCCGCCGCGTCGGGCGAGGGGCGTCGCCTGGTGTACGGGCTGACCGCCGAGGGGCAGGCGCGGCTGGCGGCGGCGCTGCCGCTGTGGCGCCAGGCACAGGAGGCGCTGGTCGATGCACTCCCGCCGCACCGGGCTGAGGAGATCGTCGGCGAGCTGGCGCTGCTGCGCGCGGCTGCGCGAGCCGCCCCAGCGCCGAAGGCGAAGGCTGACCACGGTCCCTGA